A genomic region of Trifolium pratense cultivar HEN17-A07 linkage group LG3, ARS_RC_1.1, whole genome shotgun sequence contains the following coding sequences:
- the LOC123917972 gene encoding probable alpha-mannosidase At5g13980 isoform X1, whose protein sequence is MDSGGSLIFPLFLLFLFWCIISSESQFISYNTTSTIVPGKLNVHLVAHTHDDVGWLKTVDQYYVGSNNSIQGACVQNVLDSLIPALLADKNRKFIYVEQAFFQRWWRAQSEVVQKTVKQLVNSGQLEFINGGMCMHDEAATHYIDMIDQTTLGHRFIKDEFGITPRIGWQIDPFGHSAVQAYLMGAEVGFDSLFFARIDYQDRAKRKDEKSLEVVWQGSKTFGSSAQIFSDAFPVNYEPPSNFYYEVDSDSPLVQDDINLFDYNVPQRVNEFVAAAISQANITRTNHIMWTMGTDFQYQYAHTWFRQLDKFINYVNQDGRVNALYSTPSIYTDAKHAANEAWPIKTDDYFPYADRVNGYWTGYFTSRPALKGYVRLLSGYYLAARQLEYFKGKSALGPNTESLADALAIAQHHDAVSGTSKQHVANDYAKRLSIGYTKAEKAVSASLAFLTEAATKTGHRTPQIQFQQCPLLNISYCPASEVDFSDGKNLVVVIYNPLGWKREDVIRIPVANENVVVRDSSGKEIQSQLLPIPDSFLGLRNYHAAAYLGVSPNVNPKYWLAFSAIVPPLGFSTYYVSKDKQAATISDRHIGYRSGSPNDTFEVGLGNLKLIYSGKEGKLTQYINRKRKVKESLEQTYKYYASYGNDFTANAQASGAYIFRPNGSSIQINPNGTVKSYVNCELLVFNYLTNIQCNKRLMSFHFQKIQSPLTVLRGPVVHEVHQQINSWIYQTTRLFKGKEHAEVEFIVGPIPIDNGIGKEIATEIKTNLTSSKTFYTDSNGRDFIERVRDYRKDWNLEVNQPVAGNYYPINLGIYLKDNNREFSVLVDRSVGGSSILDGQLELMVHRRILNDDSRGVAEALNETVCVSNKCTGLTVLGKYYFRIDPVGEGARWRRTFGQEIYSPFLLAFTECEGNWGDSHVTTFSGIDSSYSLPENVAIITLQDLGDGKILLRLAHLYEIGEDAHLSVKSSLELKKVFHNKQINKVTEVSLSANQERAEMEKKRLVWQVKGSSREPQVSRGGPVDPEKLIVELAPMEIRTFIININQ, encoded by the exons ATGGATAGTGGTGGTTCTCTCATATTTCCATTGTTTTTACTCTTCTTGTTTTGGTGTATCATTTCATCTGAATCACAATTCATAAGCTACAATACTACCTCAACCATTGTTCCTGGGAAGCTTAATGTTCATTTGGTCGCTCATACTCATGATGATGTTGGATGGTTGAAAACCGTTGATCAGTACTATGTTGGTTCCAACAACTCCATTCAG GGAGCATGTGTTCAAAATGTGCTTGATTCTCTTATACCGGCTTTGTTAGCAGACAAGAACCGTAAATTCATCTATGTTGAACAG GCATTCTTCCAGCGTTGGTGGAGAGCACAGAGTGAAGTTGTTCAGAAAACAGTCAAGCAGCTGGTCAACTCTGGTCAATTGGAATTCAT AAATGGAGGTATGTGTATGCATGATGAGGCTGCTACACATTACATTGACATGATTGATCAGACAACCCTTGGACATCGATTCATCAAAGACGAATTCGGCATAACACCAAGAATAGGATGGCAAATTGATCCATTTGGACATTCTGCAGTGCAGGCCTACTTGATGGGAGCAGAG GTTGGATTTGACTCTTTATTCTTTGCACGGATCGACTACCAAGACCGAGCTAAGAGAAAAGATGAAAAAAGTCTTGAAGTTGTGTGGCAGGGCTCTAAGACCTTTGGTTCATCTGCACAG ATATTTTCTGATGCGTTCCCTGTGAATTATGAACCTCCCAGTAATTTCTACTATGAAGTAGATAGTGATTCTCCGCTTGTTCAG GACGATATCAATTTGTTTGACTACAATGTCCCTCAAAGAGTAAATGAGTTTGTCGCAGCTGCAATATCACAG GCCAATATAACGCGCACAAATCATATAATGTGGACAATGGGGACAGATTTCCAGTACCAATATGCACATACCTGGTTTAGGCAACTGGACAAGTTTATTAACTATGTTAACCAG GATGGACGAGTTAATGCCTTATACTCAACACCGTCAATATATACTGATGCAAAACATGCTGCAAATGAAGCTTGGCCAATCAAGACGGATGACTATTTTCC GTATGCTGATCGTGTAAATGGCTACTGGACGGGGTATTTTACAAGTAGGCCAGCACTCAAAGGTTATGTTAGATTGTTGAGTGGTTACTACTTG GCAGCAAGGCAGTTGGAGTATTTCAAAGGGAAGAGTGCCTTAGGTCCTAATACTGAATCTTTGGCTGATGCTTTGGCTATTGCTCAACACCACGATGCGGTATCTGGTACATCAAAGCAGCATGTGGCTAATGATTATGCAAAACGGCTTTCAATAGGTTATACAAAG GCTGAGAAAGCTGTTTCAGCATCACTTGCTTTCTTGACAGAGGCAGCAACCAAAACCGGTCATAGGACTCCTCAGATTCAATTTCAACAG TGTCCACTTCTTAACATAAGTTACTGTCCTGCATCAGAAGTTGACTTCTCAGATGGGAAAAATCTG GTTGTCGTCATTTACAATCCTCTTGGATGGAAAAGAGAGGATGTTATAAGGATCCCT GTTGCCAATGAAAATGTCGTTGTTCGGGATTCTAGTGGGAAAGAAATCCAATCACAGCTGCTGCCAATACCTGATTCTTTTCTTGGTTTAAGAAACTACCATGCTGCAGCATACCTAGGAGTATCTCCAAATGTAAACCCTAAATATTGGCTTGCTTTTTCAGCTATTGTTCCTCCACTTGGTTTTAGCACTTACTATGTGTCAAAAGATAAACAAGCAG CTACTATTTCAGATAGACATATAGGATATAGATCAGGGAGTCCGAACGATACGTTTGAAGTAGGCCTAGGAAACTTGAAACTTATTTACTCTGGGAAGGAAGGGAAACTTACTCAATATATCAACAGAAAAAGGAAG GTCAAAGAATCTCTAGAGCAGACATACAAGTATTATGCCTCATATGGGAATGACTTTACAGCAAATGCTCAG GCGTCAGGAGCATATATTTTTCGCCCTAATGGTTCATCAATTCAAATCAACCCCAACGGGACGGTAAAATCATACGTGAATTGTGAACTACTTGTGTTCAATTACCTTACCAATATTCAGTGTAACAAGAGATTAATgagttttcattttcaaaaaattcagtCTCCTCTCACAGTTTTGCGTGGACCAGTCGTGCATGAAGTGCATCAGCAGATCAATTCATGGATATACCAG ACCACAAGACTGTTCAAAGGAAAAGAGCATGCTGAAGTTGAGTTTATT GTTGGACCTATACCGATTGACAATGGAATTGGCAAAGAAATTGCAACCGAGATTAAAACAAATCTAACAAGCAGCAAAACCTTCTATACTGATTCTAATGGACGTGATTTCATTGAACGT GTTCGAGACTATAGAAAAGACTGGAACTTGGAAGTGAATCAACCTGTTGCCGGAAATTACTACCCT ATCAATCTTGGTATTTACCTAAAAGATAACAACAGAGAGTTTTCTGTATTGGTAGATAGGTCTGTGGGAGGTTCCAGCATCTTAGATGGGCAATTAGAGCTAATGGTTCATAG GAGGATACTTAATGATGATTCCAGAGGTGTTGCCGAGGCACTAAACGAAACAGTTTGCGTCTCTAATAAGTGCACAGGCTTAACA GTTTTAGGGAAGTACTATTTCAGAATTGATCCTGTAGGAGAGGGAGCTAGATGGCGTCGAACATTTGGTCAAGAGATATACTCTCCATTTCTTTTAGCCTTCACAGAG TGTGAAGGTAACTGGGGAGATTCTCATGTCACAACGTTCTCAGGAATAGATTCCTCGTACAGCTTACCAGAAAATGTTGCAATAATAACCCTCCAG GATCTTGGCGATGGAAAAATTCTCCTTCGGCTGGCGCACTTATATGAG ATTGGCGAGGACGCGCATCTCTCAGTAAAGTCAAGTTTAGAGCTTAAAAAGGTGTTCCACAATAAACAG ATAAACAAAGTAACCGAGGTAAGCTTATCAGCTAACCAAGAAAGAGCAGAAATGGAGAAGAAGAGATTAGTGTGGCAAGTTAAAGGGTCATCTCGAGAACCGCAGGTGTCGAGGGGAGGACCAGTTGATCCAGAAAAGCTAATTGTAGAACTTGCTCCCATGGAAATAAGGACttttattatcaatattaacCAATAA
- the LOC123917972 gene encoding probable alpha-mannosidase At5g13980 isoform X3 has translation MKKVLKLCGRALRPLVHLHSNFYYEVDSDSPLVQDDINLFDYNVPQRVNEFVAAAISQANITRTNHIMWTMGTDFQYQYAHTWFRQLDKFINYVNQDGRVNALYSTPSIYTDAKHAANEAWPIKTDDYFPYADRVNGYWTGYFTSRPALKGYVRLLSGYYLAARQLEYFKGKSALGPNTESLADALAIAQHHDAVSGTSKQHVANDYAKRLSIGYTKAEKAVSASLAFLTEAATKTGHRTPQIQFQQCPLLNISYCPASEVDFSDGKNLVVVIYNPLGWKREDVIRIPVANENVVVRDSSGKEIQSQLLPIPDSFLGLRNYHAAAYLGVSPNVNPKYWLAFSAIVPPLGFSTYYVSKDKQAATISDRHIGYRSGSPNDTFEVGLGNLKLIYSGKEGKLTQYINRKRKVKESLEQTYKYYASYGNDFTANAQASGAYIFRPNGSSIQINPNGTSPLTVLRGPVVHEVHQQINSWIYQTTRLFKGKEHAEVEFIVGPIPIDNGIGKEIATEIKTNLTSSKTFYTDSNGRDFIERVRDYRKDWNLEVNQPVAGNYYPINLGIYLKDNNREFSVLVDRSVGGSSILDGQLELMVHRRILNDDSRGVAEALNETVCVSNKCTGLTVLGKYYFRIDPVGEGARWRRTFGQEIYSPFLLAFTECEGNWGDSHVTTFSGIDSSYSLPENVAIITLQDLGDGKILLRLAHLYEIGEDAHLSVKSSLELKKVFHNKQINKVTEVSLSANQERAEMEKKRLVWQVKGSSREPQVSRGGPVDPEKLIVELAPMEIRTFIININQ, from the exons ATGAAAAAAGTCTTGAAGTTGTGTGGCAGGGCTCTAAGACCTTTGGTTCATCTGCACAG TAATTTCTACTATGAAGTAGATAGTGATTCTCCGCTTGTTCAG GACGATATCAATTTGTTTGACTACAATGTCCCTCAAAGAGTAAATGAGTTTGTCGCAGCTGCAATATCACAG GCCAATATAACGCGCACAAATCATATAATGTGGACAATGGGGACAGATTTCCAGTACCAATATGCACATACCTGGTTTAGGCAACTGGACAAGTTTATTAACTATGTTAACCAG GATGGACGAGTTAATGCCTTATACTCAACACCGTCAATATATACTGATGCAAAACATGCTGCAAATGAAGCTTGGCCAATCAAGACGGATGACTATTTTCC GTATGCTGATCGTGTAAATGGCTACTGGACGGGGTATTTTACAAGTAGGCCAGCACTCAAAGGTTATGTTAGATTGTTGAGTGGTTACTACTTG GCAGCAAGGCAGTTGGAGTATTTCAAAGGGAAGAGTGCCTTAGGTCCTAATACTGAATCTTTGGCTGATGCTTTGGCTATTGCTCAACACCACGATGCGGTATCTGGTACATCAAAGCAGCATGTGGCTAATGATTATGCAAAACGGCTTTCAATAGGTTATACAAAG GCTGAGAAAGCTGTTTCAGCATCACTTGCTTTCTTGACAGAGGCAGCAACCAAAACCGGTCATAGGACTCCTCAGATTCAATTTCAACAG TGTCCACTTCTTAACATAAGTTACTGTCCTGCATCAGAAGTTGACTTCTCAGATGGGAAAAATCTG GTTGTCGTCATTTACAATCCTCTTGGATGGAAAAGAGAGGATGTTATAAGGATCCCT GTTGCCAATGAAAATGTCGTTGTTCGGGATTCTAGTGGGAAAGAAATCCAATCACAGCTGCTGCCAATACCTGATTCTTTTCTTGGTTTAAGAAACTACCATGCTGCAGCATACCTAGGAGTATCTCCAAATGTAAACCCTAAATATTGGCTTGCTTTTTCAGCTATTGTTCCTCCACTTGGTTTTAGCACTTACTATGTGTCAAAAGATAAACAAGCAG CTACTATTTCAGATAGACATATAGGATATAGATCAGGGAGTCCGAACGATACGTTTGAAGTAGGCCTAGGAAACTTGAAACTTATTTACTCTGGGAAGGAAGGGAAACTTACTCAATATATCAACAGAAAAAGGAAG GTCAAAGAATCTCTAGAGCAGACATACAAGTATTATGCCTCATATGGGAATGACTTTACAGCAAATGCTCAG GCGTCAGGAGCATATATTTTTCGCCCTAATGGTTCATCAATTCAAATCAACCCCAACGGGACG tCTCCTCTCACAGTTTTGCGTGGACCAGTCGTGCATGAAGTGCATCAGCAGATCAATTCATGGATATACCAG ACCACAAGACTGTTCAAAGGAAAAGAGCATGCTGAAGTTGAGTTTATT GTTGGACCTATACCGATTGACAATGGAATTGGCAAAGAAATTGCAACCGAGATTAAAACAAATCTAACAAGCAGCAAAACCTTCTATACTGATTCTAATGGACGTGATTTCATTGAACGT GTTCGAGACTATAGAAAAGACTGGAACTTGGAAGTGAATCAACCTGTTGCCGGAAATTACTACCCT ATCAATCTTGGTATTTACCTAAAAGATAACAACAGAGAGTTTTCTGTATTGGTAGATAGGTCTGTGGGAGGTTCCAGCATCTTAGATGGGCAATTAGAGCTAATGGTTCATAG GAGGATACTTAATGATGATTCCAGAGGTGTTGCCGAGGCACTAAACGAAACAGTTTGCGTCTCTAATAAGTGCACAGGCTTAACA GTTTTAGGGAAGTACTATTTCAGAATTGATCCTGTAGGAGAGGGAGCTAGATGGCGTCGAACATTTGGTCAAGAGATATACTCTCCATTTCTTTTAGCCTTCACAGAG TGTGAAGGTAACTGGGGAGATTCTCATGTCACAACGTTCTCAGGAATAGATTCCTCGTACAGCTTACCAGAAAATGTTGCAATAATAACCCTCCAG GATCTTGGCGATGGAAAAATTCTCCTTCGGCTGGCGCACTTATATGAG ATTGGCGAGGACGCGCATCTCTCAGTAAAGTCAAGTTTAGAGCTTAAAAAGGTGTTCCACAATAAACAG ATAAACAAAGTAACCGAGGTAAGCTTATCAGCTAACCAAGAAAGAGCAGAAATGGAGAAGAAGAGATTAGTGTGGCAAGTTAAAGGGTCATCTCGAGAACCGCAGGTGTCGAGGGGAGGACCAGTTGATCCAGAAAAGCTAATTGTAGAACTTGCTCCCATGGAAATAAGGACttttattatcaatattaacCAATAA
- the LOC123917971 gene encoding protein MHF1 homolog — protein MATEGIGGSGTTSEVENDLEMKLLRDRFRLSAISIAESQVNKSGMEVSKVVVACVADLAFKYTERLAMDLQLFSQHANRKSVNMEDVILCAHRNENLSALLRDFSNDLKVKDRLSERKRKKEVKKNDKTTV, from the exons ATGGCAACGGAAGGGATAGGTGGAAGCGGTACCACCAGCGAAGTTGAAAACGATTTGGAAATGAAGCTTTTACGAGACAGATTCAGACTCTCCGCAATCTCAATCGCCGAATCCCAAG TAAACAAAAGCGGAATGGAAGTATCGAAAGTCGTAGTTGCTTGCGTTGCTGATTTGGCCTTCAAATACACCG AACGATTAGCTATGGATCTTCAACTATTCTCACAGCATGCAAATCGTAAATCTGTAAATATGGAAGATGTCATACTCTGCG CGCATCGAAATGAAAATTTATCTGCCTTGTTGAGGGATTTCTCCAATGATTTAAAAGTCAAAGATCGTCTATCTGAAAGGAAGCGAAAGAAAGAGGTTAAGAAGAATGACAAAACAACTGTTTAG
- the LOC123917972 gene encoding probable alpha-mannosidase At5g13980 isoform X2 — protein sequence MDSGGSLIFPLFLLFLFWCIISSESQFISYNTTSTIVPGKLNVHLVAHTHDDVGWLKTVDQYYVGSNNSIQGACVQNVLDSLIPALLADKNRKFIYVEQAFFQRWWRAQSEVVQKTVKQLVNSGQLEFINGGMCMHDEAATHYIDMIDQTTLGHRFIKDEFGITPRIGWQIDPFGHSAVQAYLMGAEVGFDSLFFARIDYQDRAKRKDEKSLEVVWQGSKTFGSSAQIFSDAFPVNYEPPSNFYYEVDSDSPLVQDDINLFDYNVPQRVNEFVAAAISQANITRTNHIMWTMGTDFQYQYAHTWFRQLDKFINYVNQDGRVNALYSTPSIYTDAKHAANEAWPIKTDDYFPYADRVNGYWTGYFTSRPALKGYVRLLSGYYLAARQLEYFKGKSALGPNTESLADALAIAQHHDAVSGTSKQHVANDYAKRLSIGYTKAEKAVSASLAFLTEAATKTGHRTPQIQFQQCPLLNISYCPASEVDFSDGKNLVVVIYNPLGWKREDVIRIPVANENVVVRDSSGKEIQSQLLPIPDSFLGLRNYHAAAYLGVSPNVNPKYWLAFSAIVPPLGFSTYYVSKDKQAATISDRHIGYRSGSPNDTFEVGLGNLKLIYSGKEGKLTQYINRKRKVKESLEQTYKYYASYGNDFTANAQASGAYIFRPNGSSIQINPNGTSPLTVLRGPVVHEVHQQINSWIYQTTRLFKGKEHAEVEFIVGPIPIDNGIGKEIATEIKTNLTSSKTFYTDSNGRDFIERVRDYRKDWNLEVNQPVAGNYYPINLGIYLKDNNREFSVLVDRSVGGSSILDGQLELMVHRRILNDDSRGVAEALNETVCVSNKCTGLTVLGKYYFRIDPVGEGARWRRTFGQEIYSPFLLAFTECEGNWGDSHVTTFSGIDSSYSLPENVAIITLQDLGDGKILLRLAHLYEIGEDAHLSVKSSLELKKVFHNKQINKVTEVSLSANQERAEMEKKRLVWQVKGSSREPQVSRGGPVDPEKLIVELAPMEIRTFIININQ from the exons ATGGATAGTGGTGGTTCTCTCATATTTCCATTGTTTTTACTCTTCTTGTTTTGGTGTATCATTTCATCTGAATCACAATTCATAAGCTACAATACTACCTCAACCATTGTTCCTGGGAAGCTTAATGTTCATTTGGTCGCTCATACTCATGATGATGTTGGATGGTTGAAAACCGTTGATCAGTACTATGTTGGTTCCAACAACTCCATTCAG GGAGCATGTGTTCAAAATGTGCTTGATTCTCTTATACCGGCTTTGTTAGCAGACAAGAACCGTAAATTCATCTATGTTGAACAG GCATTCTTCCAGCGTTGGTGGAGAGCACAGAGTGAAGTTGTTCAGAAAACAGTCAAGCAGCTGGTCAACTCTGGTCAATTGGAATTCAT AAATGGAGGTATGTGTATGCATGATGAGGCTGCTACACATTACATTGACATGATTGATCAGACAACCCTTGGACATCGATTCATCAAAGACGAATTCGGCATAACACCAAGAATAGGATGGCAAATTGATCCATTTGGACATTCTGCAGTGCAGGCCTACTTGATGGGAGCAGAG GTTGGATTTGACTCTTTATTCTTTGCACGGATCGACTACCAAGACCGAGCTAAGAGAAAAGATGAAAAAAGTCTTGAAGTTGTGTGGCAGGGCTCTAAGACCTTTGGTTCATCTGCACAG ATATTTTCTGATGCGTTCCCTGTGAATTATGAACCTCCCAGTAATTTCTACTATGAAGTAGATAGTGATTCTCCGCTTGTTCAG GACGATATCAATTTGTTTGACTACAATGTCCCTCAAAGAGTAAATGAGTTTGTCGCAGCTGCAATATCACAG GCCAATATAACGCGCACAAATCATATAATGTGGACAATGGGGACAGATTTCCAGTACCAATATGCACATACCTGGTTTAGGCAACTGGACAAGTTTATTAACTATGTTAACCAG GATGGACGAGTTAATGCCTTATACTCAACACCGTCAATATATACTGATGCAAAACATGCTGCAAATGAAGCTTGGCCAATCAAGACGGATGACTATTTTCC GTATGCTGATCGTGTAAATGGCTACTGGACGGGGTATTTTACAAGTAGGCCAGCACTCAAAGGTTATGTTAGATTGTTGAGTGGTTACTACTTG GCAGCAAGGCAGTTGGAGTATTTCAAAGGGAAGAGTGCCTTAGGTCCTAATACTGAATCTTTGGCTGATGCTTTGGCTATTGCTCAACACCACGATGCGGTATCTGGTACATCAAAGCAGCATGTGGCTAATGATTATGCAAAACGGCTTTCAATAGGTTATACAAAG GCTGAGAAAGCTGTTTCAGCATCACTTGCTTTCTTGACAGAGGCAGCAACCAAAACCGGTCATAGGACTCCTCAGATTCAATTTCAACAG TGTCCACTTCTTAACATAAGTTACTGTCCTGCATCAGAAGTTGACTTCTCAGATGGGAAAAATCTG GTTGTCGTCATTTACAATCCTCTTGGATGGAAAAGAGAGGATGTTATAAGGATCCCT GTTGCCAATGAAAATGTCGTTGTTCGGGATTCTAGTGGGAAAGAAATCCAATCACAGCTGCTGCCAATACCTGATTCTTTTCTTGGTTTAAGAAACTACCATGCTGCAGCATACCTAGGAGTATCTCCAAATGTAAACCCTAAATATTGGCTTGCTTTTTCAGCTATTGTTCCTCCACTTGGTTTTAGCACTTACTATGTGTCAAAAGATAAACAAGCAG CTACTATTTCAGATAGACATATAGGATATAGATCAGGGAGTCCGAACGATACGTTTGAAGTAGGCCTAGGAAACTTGAAACTTATTTACTCTGGGAAGGAAGGGAAACTTACTCAATATATCAACAGAAAAAGGAAG GTCAAAGAATCTCTAGAGCAGACATACAAGTATTATGCCTCATATGGGAATGACTTTACAGCAAATGCTCAG GCGTCAGGAGCATATATTTTTCGCCCTAATGGTTCATCAATTCAAATCAACCCCAACGGGACG tCTCCTCTCACAGTTTTGCGTGGACCAGTCGTGCATGAAGTGCATCAGCAGATCAATTCATGGATATACCAG ACCACAAGACTGTTCAAAGGAAAAGAGCATGCTGAAGTTGAGTTTATT GTTGGACCTATACCGATTGACAATGGAATTGGCAAAGAAATTGCAACCGAGATTAAAACAAATCTAACAAGCAGCAAAACCTTCTATACTGATTCTAATGGACGTGATTTCATTGAACGT GTTCGAGACTATAGAAAAGACTGGAACTTGGAAGTGAATCAACCTGTTGCCGGAAATTACTACCCT ATCAATCTTGGTATTTACCTAAAAGATAACAACAGAGAGTTTTCTGTATTGGTAGATAGGTCTGTGGGAGGTTCCAGCATCTTAGATGGGCAATTAGAGCTAATGGTTCATAG GAGGATACTTAATGATGATTCCAGAGGTGTTGCCGAGGCACTAAACGAAACAGTTTGCGTCTCTAATAAGTGCACAGGCTTAACA GTTTTAGGGAAGTACTATTTCAGAATTGATCCTGTAGGAGAGGGAGCTAGATGGCGTCGAACATTTGGTCAAGAGATATACTCTCCATTTCTTTTAGCCTTCACAGAG TGTGAAGGTAACTGGGGAGATTCTCATGTCACAACGTTCTCAGGAATAGATTCCTCGTACAGCTTACCAGAAAATGTTGCAATAATAACCCTCCAG GATCTTGGCGATGGAAAAATTCTCCTTCGGCTGGCGCACTTATATGAG ATTGGCGAGGACGCGCATCTCTCAGTAAAGTCAAGTTTAGAGCTTAAAAAGGTGTTCCACAATAAACAG ATAAACAAAGTAACCGAGGTAAGCTTATCAGCTAACCAAGAAAGAGCAGAAATGGAGAAGAAGAGATTAGTGTGGCAAGTTAAAGGGTCATCTCGAGAACCGCAGGTGTCGAGGGGAGGACCAGTTGATCCAGAAAAGCTAATTGTAGAACTTGCTCCCATGGAAATAAGGACttttattatcaatattaacCAATAA